Proteins from a genomic interval of Scophthalmus maximus strain ysfricsl-2021 chromosome 22, ASM2237912v1, whole genome shotgun sequence:
- the LOC118292514 gene encoding CD59 glycoprotein has product MRSSVVFCLGVSFAMFGFGLSLQCYSCPDGSSSGCDVKHDCRQAEDSCLKLTSGEQTYTGCLRYTDCDFMTLAVRYSVPDFEFSCCQSKLCNGQEKSAFQKFKDFFG; this is encoded by the exons ATGAGGAGCTCTGTGGTGTTTTGCCTGGGTGTCAGCTTTGCCATGTTCGGatttg GCCTCTCGCTGCAGTGCTACTCCTGCCCCGACGGCTCCTCCAGCGGCTGTGACGTCAAACACGACTGTCGCCAGGCTGAAGACAGCTGCCTCAAACTCACCAGCGGAG AACAGACCTACACTGGATGCCTGAGGTACACGGACTGTGACTTCATGACTCTGGCCGTCAGATACTCCGTCCCCGACTTTGAATTCTCCTGCTGCCAGTCCAAACTCTGCAACGGCCAAGAAAAAAGTGCCTTTCAGAAATTTAAGGACTTTTTCGGttaa